The Solibacillus daqui genome has a segment encoding these proteins:
- a CDS encoding RNA polymerase sigma factor, with protein MFDLEQDYARYHDNIFRFIYFLTLDASLAEDLMQETFIRAFNGRQSFRQQSNTLTWLRTIARNLVYDAMKRKKIIRFITFQKQHQPLQLALTPEQLLHTKEDIRMLYEGIANLKFEYRAAIVLRKIEELSIKDTADILGWNEAKVRNNTERGMKELQKWMRGELDG; from the coding sequence ATGTTTGATTTGGAACAAGATTATGCACGTTATCATGACAATATTTTTCGGTTTATTTATTTTCTGACGTTAGATGCATCACTTGCCGAAGATTTAATGCAAGAGACATTCATTCGTGCGTTTAACGGAAGACAATCCTTTCGTCAACAATCTAATACCTTAACATGGCTAAGAACAATTGCAAGAAATTTAGTGTACGACGCTATGAAACGTAAAAAAATAATACGCTTTATCACCTTTCAAAAACAGCATCAGCCTTTGCAATTGGCATTAACACCAGAACAGTTATTACATACAAAAGAAGATATTCGAATGTTGTATGAAGGAATTGCGAATTTGAAGTTTGAGTACCGTGCAGCGATTGTTCTACGGAAAATTGAAGAACTGAGTATTAAAGATACTGCAGATATATTAGGATGGAATGAGGCGAAAGTGCGCAATAATACGGAACGTGGCATGAAGGAGTTACAAAAGTGGATGAGGGGTGAACTTGATGGATGA
- a CDS encoding ABC transporter permease, with product MQYVKNEWIKMWSQKNAWIMLVIVLGLLALVTGINKYYEEPSGTEAERLKANEVHLAEYKELASAAQANGEDLSYYNEEIAKIEYRIAKDLPSAQSMSLNEHLNFTLSISIMMISIFTTVIAAGIVSNEFGTGTIKMLLTRPVARWKILLSKLVASLLYGLTLLVIACTFTAVLGFLLFNNDNAITLSIVNGQVVEQAMESEYFAIIGYSLASILMTTIFAFMVGSLFGSSTLAVSLSLFILLMGQTATMFLSKYDFAKYIWFANDLSYYIPGSSPMIEGLTLGYSVVVNIVYAILFLAITFGYFMKRDVTA from the coding sequence ATGCAATACGTTAAAAATGAATGGATTAAAATGTGGTCGCAAAAAAACGCCTGGATTATGCTTGTTATTGTATTAGGGTTATTAGCATTGGTGACAGGGATTAATAAATATTATGAAGAACCTTCTGGTACTGAAGCTGAACGTCTCAAGGCGAACGAGGTTCATTTAGCAGAATATAAAGAGTTGGCATCAGCTGCACAAGCTAATGGTGAAGATCTATCCTATTACAATGAGGAAATTGCAAAAATAGAATACCGTATCGCAAAAGATTTACCATCTGCACAATCAATGAGCCTAAATGAGCATTTGAATTTTACTTTAAGTATATCGATTATGATGATTAGTATTTTTACAACGGTAATTGCAGCAGGGATTGTTTCGAATGAATTTGGTACAGGGACGATAAAAATGTTATTAACGCGTCCAGTGGCACGTTGGAAAATCTTGTTGTCAAAATTGGTTGCTTCATTACTTTATGGCCTTACGTTATTAGTGATTGCCTGTACATTTACAGCAGTGCTTGGCTTCCTATTATTTAATAATGATAACGCCATTACACTATCTATCGTTAACGGCCAAGTAGTAGAGCAAGCAATGGAAAGCGAATATTTTGCAATAATTGGCTATTCACTAGCTTCGATTTTAATGACAACGATTTTTGCGTTTATGGTTGGTTCATTATTTGGTTCAAGTACATTAGCAGTAAGTTTATCGCTATTCATATTATTAATGGGCCAAACAGCGACAATGTTTTTATCGAAATACGATTTTGCAAAATACATTTGGTTTGCGAATGATTTATCGTACTATATACCTGGAAGTAGCCCGATGATTGAAGGGTTAACACTTGGCTACTCGGTCGTAGTGAATATTGTGTATGCCATCCTTTTCCTAGCCATTACATTTGGTTACTTTATGAAACGTGATGTCACAGCATAA
- a CDS encoding ABC transporter ATP-binding protein, with amino-acid sequence MTQPIVEIKNLNKTIKGKHIIKNLNLTFYPGQITGFLGPNGAGKTTTIRMMTGLMHPSEGEVIIDGHSLSKKYEEAISHVGVIVENPEMYKYMTGYKNLQHFARMHKGVTKERIDEVVAQVGLENRIHEKVKTYSLGMRQRLGLAQAMLHRPKFLILDEPTNGLDPAGIREFRMYLRRIATEDNVAIVVSSHLLSEIELMVDRIAVIQNGELIDLRELEQQAATQYLIEVGQQEQAIALFGDKLTKQNTGFLLDLTKEEVPAIVRQLVEAGIDLYSIQPVQKRLEDQFIEMTGGGAIDAIR; translated from the coding sequence GTGACACAACCAATTGTAGAAATTAAGAATTTGAACAAAACGATTAAAGGCAAGCATATTATTAAAAACTTGAATTTAACGTTTTACCCTGGTCAAATTACCGGATTTTTAGGGCCAAATGGTGCAGGGAAAACAACAACCATTCGAATGATGACGGGTCTGATGCATCCGTCTGAAGGGGAAGTAATTATCGATGGTCATTCGCTTTCTAAGAAGTACGAGGAGGCGATTAGTCATGTAGGGGTAATTGTAGAAAATCCTGAAATGTATAAGTATATGACGGGCTATAAAAACTTGCAGCACTTTGCCCGTATGCATAAAGGGGTTACGAAAGAGCGCATTGATGAGGTCGTTGCTCAAGTGGGCTTAGAAAACCGTATTCATGAAAAAGTAAAAACGTATTCACTGGGGATGCGTCAACGACTTGGTTTGGCACAAGCAATGCTACACCGTCCGAAATTTTTGATTTTAGATGAGCCAACAAACGGACTAGATCCAGCAGGTATTCGCGAATTTCGTATGTACTTACGACGAATTGCTACTGAGGATAATGTGGCGATCGTTGTATCAAGTCACCTATTATCAGAAATTGAGCTGATGGTTGACCGAATAGCTGTTATTCAAAATGGCGAATTAATCGATTTACGCGAGCTAGAGCAACAGGCTGCAACACAGTACTTGATAGAAGTTGGTCAGCAAGAGCAGGCAATTGCGCTGTTTGGTGACAAGCTAACAAAGCAAAATACAGGCTTCTTACTTGATTTAACGAAAGAAGAAGTGCCAGCAATTGTGCGTCAACTAGTGGAAGCGGGCATTGATTTATACTCGATTCAGCCTGTACAAAAACGTTTAGAAGATCAATTTATTGAAATGACAGGTGGAGGTGCGATCGATGCAATACGTTAA
- a CDS encoding GNAT family N-acetyltransferase: MFFYEVDNEIQLKLVTQQDAEEIFAFVDRSRDYLREWLGWVDNTKTVEESRKFAGYNLERFAKREGLDTAIYYKGQFVGKISINTINWSLKKCEIGYFLDENFQGEGIMTRAAKGMIDIAFHEYKLEKVEIRAAEGNKKSRHIAERLGFMFEGTIRNAEWLYDHYVDHAVYGLLADEWIGEYK, translated from the coding sequence ATGTTTTTTTATGAGGTCGATAATGAGATTCAATTAAAGCTTGTAACGCAACAAGATGCAGAGGAAATCTTTGCATTTGTAGACCGTTCTCGTGATTATTTACGCGAATGGCTAGGCTGGGTAGACAATACAAAAACGGTAGAAGAATCACGCAAATTTGCTGGGTATAATCTAGAACGTTTTGCTAAACGTGAAGGGCTCGATACAGCAATTTACTATAAAGGACAATTTGTTGGCAAAATCTCTATCAACACAATCAATTGGTCGTTAAAAAAATGCGAAATCGGATACTTTTTAGATGAAAACTTCCAGGGAGAAGGCATTATGACACGCGCGGCAAAAGGAATGATTGATATTGCCTTTCATGAATATAAATTGGAAAAAGTAGAAATCCGTGCTGCAGAGGGCAATAAAAAAAGCCGTCACATTGCGGAGCGTTTAGGCTTTATGTTTGAAGGAACAATTCGCAATGCTGAATGGCTATATGACCATTATGTAGATCATGCGGTGTATGGGTTACTTGCAGATGAATGGATTGGTGAATATAAATAA
- a CDS encoding helix-turn-helix domain-containing protein: protein METLEQQWGKLIKYTRQQKKLKQDDVAFGICTPSYLSRIENGIVIAEYALYEQLFNRLSISLTETMHQEQHFLQAYEVIYEKLLSNDSLSDEEIKLLQEYEQTFQLFDHQLIAKLIYCRYLLSIKQDKMASSILNELEPFIPYNTDRMTSLYIAITAFAHLSFLEFKQLADREQNNFNAQLLIRASDFEQANYHYHVAFANHRSYQFQKALDHIELATNHISHLFKPLFQLKLYSMKGVIFNDLNRFNEALNEYNAGLNLLNHVPSIQTPMQFSSIYNNIAYCYECQKDFEKACKHYALAQHYEHDLHSVINWMRTCYQLQDFTQLNHLLNKYDKAQFSVPHHLHQRALLAYACEKECSISDLKQLEEQAFPHFEQQQYFALTLFYAPLWAGFYENLHAYKQASNCYQLALQASEKIRERMSK, encoded by the coding sequence ATGGAAACACTTGAGCAACAATGGGGAAAATTAATCAAATATACACGCCAGCAAAAAAAGCTTAAGCAGGATGATGTCGCATTCGGCATTTGTACACCGTCCTATTTAAGTCGTATCGAAAATGGGATTGTCATTGCCGAATATGCTTTGTACGAGCAATTATTCAATCGACTTAGCATTAGTTTAACCGAAACGATGCATCAAGAGCAGCACTTCTTACAGGCGTATGAAGTCATTTACGAAAAGCTTTTATCAAACGATTCGCTTTCTGACGAAGAAATCAAACTGCTTCAAGAATACGAGCAAACATTCCAGCTATTTGATCATCAGCTAATTGCTAAGCTCATTTATTGCCGTTATTTACTCTCGATTAAGCAAGATAAAATGGCTAGCTCTATTTTAAACGAGCTAGAGCCGTTTATTCCATATAATACTGACCGTATGACATCACTTTATATCGCGATAACAGCATTTGCACACCTGTCCTTTTTAGAGTTTAAACAGTTAGCCGATCGAGAACAAAATAACTTCAACGCACAGCTCTTGATACGGGCAAGTGATTTTGAGCAGGCAAATTATCATTATCATGTTGCATTTGCCAATCACCGAAGCTATCAATTTCAAAAAGCACTAGATCATATTGAATTGGCGACAAATCATATCAGTCATTTATTTAAACCACTATTTCAACTAAAGCTTTATTCTATGAAAGGTGTCATTTTCAATGATTTAAATCGCTTTAACGAAGCATTAAACGAATATAACGCTGGATTAAATTTACTGAACCATGTGCCATCTATTCAAACACCTATGCAATTTAGTTCAATATATAACAATATTGCGTATTGCTATGAATGCCAAAAGGATTTCGAAAAAGCCTGTAAGCATTATGCACTAGCGCAGCACTATGAGCACGATTTACATTCCGTCATTAATTGGATGCGCACATGTTATCAGTTGCAAGATTTTACACAGCTAAATCACTTATTAAATAAGTACGACAAAGCCCAATTTTCTGTTCCACACCATTTACACCAACGCGCACTCCTTGCCTATGCATGTGAAAAAGAATGTTCAATATCCGACCTCAAACAATTAGAGGAACAAGCATTTCCGCATTTTGAACAGCAACAATATTTTGCACTCACTCTTTTTTACGCACCACTTTGGGCAGGATTTTATGAAAACTTACATGCATATAAACAAGCAAGTAATTGCTATCAATTAGCGCTACAGGCTAGTGAAAAAATTCGCGAACGAATGAGCAAATAG